In one window of Methanosarcina vacuolata Z-761 DNA:
- a CDS encoding DUF362 domain-containing protein, whose product MSEQNGYVVVFGCKRCGKCKDVCPVDAIYEENEISKIDQDKCTRCMKCIDVCTNKAIIYME is encoded by the coding sequence ATGTCAGAACAAAATGGATATGTTGTGGTTTTTGGCTGTAAAAGATGTGGAAAATGCAAAGATGTCTGCCCTGTGGACGCAATTTATGAGGAAAACGAGATTTCAAAGATCGATCAAGATAAGTGCACACGTTGTATGAAATGCATAGACGTATGTACGAACAAAGCCATCATCTATATGGAATAA
- a CDS encoding radical SAM protein, producing the protein MEQFTEDETGSFYSYLSEGCRLCQEGAKMVLFVTGLCPRSCFYCPLSDERQGKDLVFANERPINSDEDLLREAELMNALGTGITGGEPLLKLERVLHYVRMLKASFGIEHHIHLYTSLAPGRQILEKLADAGLDEIRFHPPQECWENLKNSQYVGVLQNAKELGIKAGIEIPSLEGAEKVAAFAKEMGVFLNLNELEFSDNNSEALLKNGFCLESDTSSAAAGSCKFAKIAFAKCKKTHFCSSIYKDAVQLRKRFQRIAKNTAREFDEITDDGTLVYGVIEGGDQELAEKTLQNMEIPSELYEIKDGKIEIAWWVLEELKEDIKEELEPSGSRLIIIERYPFEDGMLVELIPL; encoded by the coding sequence ATGGAACAGTTCACTGAAGATGAAACCGGCTCTTTTTACAGTTATCTCTCTGAAGGGTGCAGACTCTGCCAGGAAGGTGCCAAAATGGTCCTTTTCGTAACAGGTCTTTGCCCCAGAAGCTGTTTTTACTGTCCGCTTTCCGATGAAAGGCAAGGAAAAGACCTTGTTTTTGCGAATGAAAGGCCAATAAATAGCGATGAAGATTTACTGAGAGAAGCTGAGCTTATGAATGCTCTTGGGACAGGAATTACAGGTGGAGAGCCCTTGCTGAAGCTCGAAAGAGTCCTGCATTACGTCCGAATGCTCAAAGCTTCTTTCGGAATAGAACACCACATCCATCTCTATACATCCCTGGCTCCTGGCAGGCAGATCCTTGAAAAGCTTGCAGATGCAGGACTTGATGAAATCCGTTTCCATCCACCGCAGGAATGTTGGGAAAATCTTAAAAACAGTCAATATGTAGGTGTTCTGCAAAACGCAAAGGAGCTCGGAATCAAAGCCGGAATAGAAATTCCTTCTCTAGAAGGAGCAGAAAAAGTTGCAGCTTTTGCCAAAGAAATGGGAGTTTTCCTTAACCTGAATGAACTCGAATTTTCGGATAATAACTCTGAAGCCCTCCTGAAAAATGGCTTTTGCCTTGAATCCGACACGTCCAGTGCGGCTGCCGGTTCATGTAAATTTGCCAAAATTGCCTTTGCGAAATGTAAAAAGACCCATTTTTGTTCCTCAATTTATAAGGATGCAGTCCAGCTCCGCAAAAGATTTCAACGGATCGCAAAGAACACTGCTAGGGAGTTTGACGAAATCACCGACGACGGTACTCTGGTATACGGTGTAATTGAAGGGGGAGACCAGGAACTTGCAGAAAAAACTCTGCAGAATATGGAAATTCCATCCGAATTGTATGAAATAAAAGATGGAAAAATCGAGATCGCATGGTGGGTACTTGAAGAGTTAAAAGAAGACATTAAAGAAGAACTGGAACCTTCCGGGTCAAGGCTTATTATTATTGAAAGATACCCATTTGAAGACGGGATGCTTGTTGAGCTGATTCCTCTTTAA
- a CDS encoding metal-dependent hydrolase, protein MPYPVVHVLFFVFCISAVAVFAAGRSFFRGELSLKGSTNLIFLLSVGSICSLFPDIVVIHSLLVNGNMEHCWAGPIPTHSLLFSLLAVLFGIVSGYAKYRETGRAMYLGLLAEAAFVSHLLLDDISEGGCEYLYPLYEKKISVFSMMDIGFRGTGIFDYLMASFVSVFFVCSIIMMALFALSKYGFELNYKDEK, encoded by the coding sequence ATGCCTTATCCGGTTGTACATGTACTATTCTTCGTATTCTGTATAAGTGCAGTAGCAGTCTTTGCTGCTGGCAGATCGTTTTTTCGAGGGGAACTCTCTCTTAAGGGTTCAACGAATTTAATATTTCTGCTGTCCGTAGGCAGTATCTGTTCCTTATTCCCGGATATCGTGGTTATTCACAGCTTGCTTGTAAACGGTAATATGGAGCATTGCTGGGCTGGCCCGATTCCAACACATTCACTTTTATTCAGTCTTCTCGCAGTCCTGTTCGGGATCGTTTCAGGATACGCTAAATACAGGGAGACTGGCAGGGCGATGTATCTGGGACTTCTTGCAGAGGCTGCATTTGTTTCTCACCTGTTGCTCGATGACATCAGCGAAGGCGGCTGTGAGTACCTTTATCCATTATACGAGAAAAAGATCAGTGTATTTTCAATGATGGACATAGGTTTTCGGGGGACCGGAATTTTTGATTACCTTATGGCATCTTTTGTATCGGTCTTTTTTGTTTGTTCTATAATAATGATGGCACTCTTTGCCCTGAGTAAGTACGGTTTTGAGCTAAACTACAAAGACGAAAAATAA
- a CDS encoding acyltransferase yields the protein MSNRDQVTFCEIADHYHSNKLLFGIKYFKNWILERLASSAPIPSWRAKLHRMRGVNLGENVYVGYDVIFDRIHPELITVGDYSEIGDRCILSAHTRGSLTTRQAYPRTMAPIKIGSGVSVNPGCIITQGVEIGDNSIIGIGSVVSRDISPNSLALGYPARVVKKLEDVGELKT from the coding sequence GTGTCTAATCGAGATCAAGTAACCTTTTGCGAAATCGCGGACCATTATCACAGTAATAAACTTCTTTTTGGCATTAAATATTTTAAAAACTGGATTCTGGAACGGCTTGCTTCAAGCGCTCCCATTCCTTCATGGAGAGCTAAATTACACAGGATGCGGGGTGTAAATCTCGGGGAGAATGTATATGTCGGTTATGACGTGATTTTTGATAGGATACACCCTGAATTAATCACGGTAGGAGATTACTCTGAAATCGGCGATAGGTGCATATTATCTGCACATACTAGAGGAAGTTTGACTACAAGACAGGCATACCCGAGAACTATGGCTCCCATAAAAATCGGAAGTGGAGTCTCTGTGAATCCAGGATGTATAATCACGCAGGGTGTTGAAATAGGGGATAACTCAATAATAGGTATCGGATCTGTAGTTAGCCGCGATATATCTCCAAATAGTCTTGCCCTGGGCTATCCTGCAAGAGTTGTTAAAAAACTTGAAGACGTAGGTGAACTTAAAACCTGA
- a CDS encoding DUF362 domain-containing protein, translating to MNTRVSIVECQEYSNAKEAVKEALNLIGGLEKVIAPGSRVLLKPNVLSIRPPEDAVTTHPAIVSAMCELVSEAGGIPVIGDGSGIVKPGFTTTSQALKASGIEGVASDHGVELINFETSGFVEVDVPGARQFSHLYISKAVLEADVVISLPKLKTHELTLYTGAVKNFFGAVPQKTRKQAHFLEDRHRFGEAVVDIYSVVKPQLAVMDGVVGMEGNGPSNGTPVFSGVIMASYDCVALDIVASELIGIDPLKVPTNKAALERGFGTEHPEIVGTPLEKVKVRFKSPEGGITAYIPAFLKKILRKQLAVRPIINTSNCALCKACVSNCSVHAIEEINRALKINEEKCIHCYCCRELCPNDAVELKKSLLMKLVSRSKS from the coding sequence ATGAATACAAGGGTCTCAATTGTTGAATGCCAGGAATACTCGAATGCGAAAGAAGCGGTAAAGGAAGCATTAAACCTGATAGGTGGGCTTGAGAAAGTTATAGCTCCTGGAAGCCGCGTCCTCCTCAAACCCAATGTGCTTTCTATCCGGCCGCCGGAGGATGCCGTTACCACCCATCCAGCGATAGTGTCCGCTATGTGCGAACTTGTCTCAGAAGCCGGAGGCATTCCAGTTATAGGAGATGGATCCGGCATTGTAAAACCCGGATTTACTACGACTTCGCAGGCTCTTAAAGCGTCCGGCATTGAGGGTGTTGCTTCCGACCATGGAGTTGAGCTTATCAATTTTGAGACCTCAGGTTTTGTTGAGGTTGATGTTCCAGGTGCAAGGCAGTTTTCTCATCTGTACATCTCAAAAGCTGTACTCGAAGCAGATGTAGTAATCTCGCTTCCAAAGCTCAAGACCCATGAACTCACATTGTATACAGGAGCAGTCAAAAATTTCTTCGGTGCCGTACCTCAAAAAACCAGAAAACAGGCTCATTTCCTGGAAGACCGCCACCGTTTTGGGGAAGCAGTTGTTGATATATATTCTGTTGTCAAGCCCCAGCTTGCAGTTATGGACGGGGTGGTCGGAATGGAAGGAAATGGTCCCTCCAATGGTACACCTGTCTTTTCAGGCGTGATTATGGCAAGTTATGACTGCGTAGCCCTGGATATTGTAGCCTCCGAACTTATAGGAATCGATCCCTTGAAAGTCCCTACAAATAAAGCTGCATTAGAAAGAGGATTCGGGACCGAGCATCCTGAAATTGTAGGGACGCCTCTGGAAAAAGTAAAGGTCAGGTTCAAAAGCCCTGAAGGTGGAATTACGGCTTATATACCAGCTTTCCTTAAGAAAATCCTTCGAAAGCAGTTAGCTGTAAGGCCAATTATTAACACTTCAAACTGTGCACTTTGCAAAGCCTGCGTTTCAAACTGTTCAGTGCATGCAATTGAGGAAATAAACAGGGCACTCAAAATTAACGAGGAAAAATGCATTCACTGTTATTGCTGCCGCGAACTTTGCCCTAACGATGCGGTAGAATTAAAAAAATCACTGCTTATGAAGCTTGTGAGCAGAAGCAAAAGTTAA
- the nadE gene encoding NAD(+) synthase, which translates to MQITEEMSMNIMEELNGNIENIALKLRGFIRDQVTGFKKKGVVIGVSGGIDSAVILTLCVQELGKENVYGLLLPEEESAPSSKTLGAEICESLGVSYEEVPISPILRSLNIYDKKEQIIKKACPEYDARIHKTSLMLPDFLNTGLLNVPYIRLVKNGETVGKYRLKATDYLELIGLQGVKQRSRMLVQYMYAETMNYAVCGTTNKTEMVLGQFVKYGDGGVDLEPLADCYKVQVYALGKLLNVNEEIIKRPPSADTWSHYTTDEEFYWRMPIQIMDQLLYAQEHHLPLQAIEKNTGLSRETIEKAQRHISRIKDNTEYIRAAPPVCYINR; encoded by the coding sequence ATGCAGATTACAGAAGAAATGAGCATGAATATAATGGAAGAACTCAATGGGAATATTGAAAATATAGCTTTAAAGCTCAGAGGTTTTATTAGAGATCAGGTAACGGGTTTTAAGAAAAAAGGAGTCGTTATAGGGGTTTCGGGAGGTATTGACTCCGCAGTGATACTTACCCTATGTGTACAGGAACTCGGAAAAGAAAACGTGTATGGACTTCTCCTTCCTGAAGAAGAATCTGCCCCTTCCAGCAAGACTCTGGGAGCAGAGATCTGTGAAAGCCTGGGTGTGTCGTATGAAGAAGTGCCGATCTCTCCTATTCTAAGATCGCTTAATATCTATGATAAGAAAGAACAGATTATAAAGAAAGCCTGCCCGGAGTATGATGCCAGAATACATAAAACGTCGTTGATGCTGCCTGATTTTCTCAACACTGGACTGCTAAATGTTCCTTATATCCGCCTTGTGAAAAATGGTGAAACTGTTGGGAAGTACCGGCTAAAAGCGACTGATTATCTTGAATTAATAGGATTGCAGGGTGTTAAACAGAGATCCAGAATGCTCGTTCAATATATGTATGCCGAAACGATGAATTACGCAGTTTGCGGTACGACCAACAAGACCGAAATGGTCCTTGGCCAGTTTGTGAAATATGGGGATGGAGGCGTAGATCTTGAGCCTCTGGCGGACTGCTATAAAGTCCAGGTTTATGCTCTGGGGAAGCTGCTCAATGTTAATGAAGAGATCATAAAGCGTCCTCCAAGTGCTGATACCTGGAGCCATTACACAACTGACGAGGAATTCTACTGGCGCATGCCGATTCAGATCATGGATCAACTACTGTATGCCCAGGAGCACCATTTACCCCTGCAGGCAATTGAAAAGAACACCGGGTTGTCCAGAGAGACAATAGAAAAAGCCCAGAGGCATATCAGTAGAATAAAAGATAACACAGAATATATACGAGCCGCGCCGCCTGTTTGCTACATTAACAGGTAA
- a CDS encoding adenine nucleotide alpha hydrolase family protein codes for MSKLVCKKCVLDSEIPGIQINEETGLCHFCETYTPLSSQEKKEYLARIEELFKQYGGKGNYDIIYALSGGKDSSYTLYKLKKDYPFLKVLAVQFDNGFTSENAIINAKKMCKITGCDYFQLTMEKEILYDTFRKAAESYDAFPKFAKYRASDICNVCITIIKQKLIEQAIIQKAPFVVFAFTAGQSPNPIINLSVNFIQWSRSLFEKQLQKIGIDDKDEIFLLKKEVLENTGENVPSILHPLCLWDYSEDKVLETLLEVGWELPGISDSNSTNCTLNSFACYNHMEKYGFHPYAFDVAGLVRSGEMSREEGLEKINQELSQPLIEEAARKLELKVKKSQKILVKI; via the coding sequence ATGTCAAAGCTAGTATGTAAAAAGTGTGTTCTGGATTCCGAGATTCCAGGTATACAAATTAATGAGGAAACAGGCCTCTGCCACTTCTGTGAGACATATACTCCTCTTAGTTCACAGGAAAAAAAAGAATACCTGGCCAGAATAGAAGAACTTTTTAAGCAGTACGGGGGAAAGGGGAACTACGATATAATTTATGCACTTTCAGGTGGGAAAGATTCGTCTTACACGCTCTACAAGCTCAAAAAAGACTATCCTTTCCTTAAAGTACTGGCTGTGCAGTTCGATAACGGGTTCACTTCGGAAAACGCAATAATAAATGCAAAAAAAATGTGCAAGATCACAGGATGCGATTATTTCCAGTTGACAATGGAAAAGGAAATTCTTTATGATACATTCCGAAAAGCTGCAGAGTCATACGATGCATTTCCAAAGTTTGCCAAATATCGAGCCAGTGATATATGCAATGTTTGCATCACTATTATTAAACAGAAATTGATAGAGCAGGCTATTATTCAAAAAGCACCCTTCGTTGTATTTGCCTTTACAGCTGGACAGTCTCCTAATCCCATAATCAACCTATCAGTCAATTTTATCCAGTGGTCTAGAAGCTTATTTGAAAAACAGCTTCAGAAAATAGGTATTGATGATAAGGATGAAATATTCCTCCTGAAAAAAGAAGTTCTTGAGAACACAGGTGAAAACGTTCCGAGTATTCTGCATCCTCTGTGCCTGTGGGATTACAGTGAAGACAAAGTGCTTGAAACCCTTCTGGAAGTCGGGTGGGAACTTCCGGGAATCAGTGACAGCAATTCAACTAACTGTACGTTGAACTCCTTTGCCTGCTACAATCACATGGAGAAGTATGGGTTTCATCCATATGCCTTTGACGTAGCAGGGCTTGTTCGAAGCGGGGAAATGTCAAGGGAAGAAGGGCTTGAAAAAATTAACCAGGAACTGTCACAGCCATTGATAGAAGAGGCTGCAAGAAAGCTTGAACTGAAAGTAAAAAAATCACAAAAAATACTTGTTAAAATCTGA
- a CDS encoding class I adenylate-forming enzyme family protein yields the protein MRIDAYITEYARKTPQSIALEEGKSSISYDCLDNDINSIASPLMDFNHCRFAILAESGILYVKILMAVYRSVNIAIPLPTEFPKFSLEKILDAAHVNNIIATDTQYSRFGEDFFERFGTVIVISGNTSGEILRKKIEVEKNNPELQLVLYTSGTTGTPKGVMLSDRNLASNAESIIKVLRITSRDKGALVISPHHAFGNSIINSHLVSGSSIRIGNMNFIDSVFNLIGSGVSIFYGVPSTYRILLRYPDRFKRVFAGVRTAASAGGGMDKDIVKDIRGLTPDLEILPMYGQTEATARLAYLPAEDVDEFVGTIGKAIPGVTLDVFDSEYRPAKPNITGELVATGDNIMLGYLDDEIATEMRIINGWLHTGDLAQKLPNGYIKLLGRKDDLIKIGDHRINPREIERNIEENNEGSRVFVVPVHHELMGTAISLMVIPGAGTEIEKLFAFCRNSLPGYLCPREILFIDHLPLSENGKISNRSIIEEYKHVKASM from the coding sequence ATGCGAATTGATGCGTATATCACTGAGTACGCTAGAAAAACTCCTCAAAGCATTGCCCTGGAAGAGGGAAAAAGTTCAATTTCCTATGACTGCCTTGACAATGATATAAACTCTATTGCTTCGCCTTTAATGGATTTTAACCACTGCCGATTTGCAATACTGGCAGAATCAGGCATACTGTATGTGAAAATACTCATGGCGGTATATCGCTCTGTCAATATCGCAATTCCTCTACCAACAGAATTTCCCAAATTCAGTCTTGAGAAAATCCTTGATGCTGCCCATGTCAACAATATCATCGCAACCGATACACAGTACTCAAGATTTGGAGAGGATTTTTTTGAGCGTTTTGGAACTGTAATAGTTATTTCCGGCAATACTTCTGGAGAGATTTTGCGCAAGAAGATTGAAGTCGAAAAAAATAATCCGGAACTACAACTGGTTCTTTACACTTCAGGCACGACAGGCACCCCAAAAGGGGTAATGTTAAGCGACCGAAATCTGGCATCAAATGCAGAATCAATAATAAAGGTACTCAGGATAACTTCCAGAGATAAAGGAGCACTGGTGATATCCCCACATCACGCTTTTGGGAATTCCATAATTAACTCCCATCTGGTATCTGGCAGTTCAATCAGGATTGGAAATATGAATTTTATAGACTCTGTTTTCAACCTTATAGGGTCAGGTGTATCAATATTCTATGGGGTACCCAGTACCTACCGTATACTCCTTCGATATCCGGATAGATTCAAAAGGGTCTTTGCAGGCGTTAGAACCGCCGCATCGGCAGGTGGAGGGATGGATAAGGATATTGTAAAAGATATAAGGGGATTAACTCCAGATCTGGAGATTCTGCCTATGTATGGGCAAACTGAAGCTACGGCAAGGCTTGCTTACCTGCCAGCAGAAGATGTAGATGAGTTCGTTGGCACTATAGGAAAAGCAATTCCAGGGGTTACACTGGATGTCTTTGATTCCGAGTACAGACCAGCAAAACCTAATATTACGGGTGAACTGGTTGCTACAGGAGATAACATTATGCTGGGTTATTTGGATGATGAAATCGCCACTGAAATGAGAATTATAAACGGGTGGCTGCATACCGGCGACCTCGCACAGAAATTACCCAACGGATATATCAAACTACTGGGACGCAAGGATGATCTTATAAAAATCGGTGATCATCGCATTAACCCAAGAGAAATTGAGAGAAATATAGAGGAAAATAACGAAGGATCCAGAGTTTTTGTCGTGCCTGTGCACCATGAGCTTATGGGGACCGCAATTAGCCTCATGGTCATACCCGGAGCAGGGACAGAAATTGAAAAGCTGTTTGCGTTCTGCCGAAATAGCCTGCCAGGCTACCTGTGCCCAAGAGAAATACTATTCATTGATCACCTTCCCTTGAGCGAGAATGGGAAGATATCCAATCGATCCATTATAGAGGAATACAAACATGTCAAAGCTAGTATGTAA
- a CDS encoding acyl carrier protein → MEQIKNDIVGYLKANSFMDSNSSLKDNDSLTQTGIIDSIGLLELMDYICEKYSIEIPEDMLTPENFDSLQGITNMITKLAK, encoded by the coding sequence ATGGAACAAATAAAGAATGATATAGTCGGTTACTTAAAGGCTAATTCTTTTATGGACAGTAACAGCAGTTTGAAAGATAATGATTCTCTCACTCAAACCGGTATTATAGATTCCATTGGCTTGCTTGAGCTTATGGACTATATCTGTGAAAAATATTCTATAGAGATTCCTGAAGATATGCTGACACCGGAAAACTTTGATTCACTGCAGGGAATCACTAATATGATAACTAAACTGGCGAAGTGA
- a CDS encoding 4'-phosphopantetheinyl transferase family protein — MYNDYLKLPFPVSLEHIPYLWQQSDVLVFLVDLDNYDTFNTSYLSRIELEYLERLKTNHFKKRYIVSRTVLKHIICKVANERSASEISTYKNENGKVCVLNHNELCICISYTESLAALAISKVAVGIDIELVRKLFLKSIIKNLYKKTSLMDETVDETDFLKIWTLKEAYSKFSNKKMHLIFNRELDLNSVNHLTWIIDNKYLFSIVTCSESHIIDINRLQKIECNWD, encoded by the coding sequence ATGTACAACGATTATTTAAAGTTGCCTTTCCCTGTTTCTCTTGAACATATCCCTTACCTGTGGCAACAAAGTGATGTTCTTGTTTTTCTTGTTGACCTGGATAATTATGATACATTCAACACAAGTTACCTCAGCAGGATAGAACTGGAATATCTCGAGAGGTTGAAGACAAACCACTTTAAGAAAAGATATATTGTCTCCAGAACGGTTTTAAAACATATCATATGCAAGGTTGCTAATGAGCGATCCGCCTCCGAAATATCCACATACAAAAACGAAAATGGGAAGGTCTGTGTCCTTAACCACAATGAACTATGCATTTGTATATCTTATACCGAGAGCCTTGCAGCCCTTGCAATCTCAAAGGTTGCTGTTGGTATTGATATTGAACTTGTGAGAAAGCTGTTTCTTAAAAGTATTATTAAAAACCTGTATAAGAAAACTTCACTCATGGACGAAACTGTAGATGAAACCGATTTTTTAAAAATATGGACTTTAAAAGAAGCCTATTCCAAGTTTTCAAACAAAAAGATGCATCTTATTTTTAATAGAGAACTGGACCTCAACAGTGTTAATCATTTAACTTGGATTATAGACAACAAATATTTATTCTCTATTGTAACCTGTTCGGAATCGCACATCATCGATATAAATCGTCTTCAAAAAATCGAATGTAACTGGGACTGA
- a CDS encoding DUF2551 domain-containing protein: MIKYLGRDENGIRKVVLNLFLTGDKFTTGEVYDYLDKGNFEVSYRGVSAMVGLMNTRLGILSINVTGDHNVYSLKESYKNIVGSVLENY, translated from the coding sequence TTGATCAAGTATCTCGGCAGGGATGAAAACGGGATACGCAAGGTTGTGCTCAATCTCTTCCTGACCGGAGACAAGTTCACCACCGGTGAAGTTTACGATTACCTGGATAAAGGAAATTTTGAGGTAAGCTACCGTGGAGTCTCGGCTATGGTCGGGCTTATGAATACAAGGCTCGGGATCTTGAGCATAAATGTCACCGGAGATCACAACGTCTATTCCCTGAAAGAAAGTTATAAAAACATTGTTGGCTCTGTGCTTGAAAACTATTGA
- the uppS gene encoding polyprenyl diphosphate synthase, whose translation MKNRIFSVFYNEYERRLQRKVLNSEIPHHIAVIMDGNRRYAGQMGKDSSFGHVMGGEATERVIEWCYEIGVKQLTLYAFSTENFKRSEEEVDKIFNVINENLLKLYSDPRTHEKETQVRVIGDRSKLPAFLNESIENIEEATKNYGKFYLNVAIAYGGRQDIIQAVRDIAVCISNGKLSLEEVNESLISKHLYPAPGVSVPNVDLVIRTGGDERVSNFLPWQANGSECAAYFCAPFWPEFRKIDLLRSVRVYQAREAEKKQEQSYRVSKVVNFLKMGTREEKSEEFGQPQSI comes from the coding sequence TTGAAAAACCGCATCTTCAGTGTATTTTATAATGAGTATGAGCGAAGGCTCCAGAGAAAGGTTCTGAATTCAGAAATTCCGCATCATATAGCTGTGATTATGGATGGAAACCGTAGGTATGCAGGGCAAATGGGAAAGGATTCAAGTTTCGGACATGTAATGGGGGGAGAAGCTACAGAAAGAGTAATTGAGTGGTGTTATGAGATCGGGGTAAAGCAGCTTACTCTCTACGCTTTTTCTACAGAAAATTTTAAGCGCTCCGAAGAAGAAGTCGACAAGATCTTCAATGTTATTAACGAAAATTTACTGAAACTTTACTCTGACCCAAGGACACACGAAAAAGAGACACAGGTTCGCGTCATAGGAGACAGGTCAAAATTACCTGCTTTTCTGAATGAATCAATTGAAAATATAGAAGAAGCCACCAAAAACTACGGAAAGTTTTACCTGAACGTTGCCATTGCCTATGGAGGCAGGCAGGATATCATTCAGGCAGTCCGCGATATTGCAGTCTGTATTTCCAATGGGAAACTCTCTCTTGAGGAAGTGAATGAAAGCCTAATTTCAAAACATCTGTATCCGGCCCCAGGGGTCTCGGTTCCTAATGTGGATCTTGTCATCCGCACCGGAGGCGATGAAAGGGTTTCAAATTTCCTTCCCTGGCAGGCTAACGGAAGTGAATGTGCAGCTTACTTCTGTGCTCCTTTCTGGCCAGAATTCAGAAAAATCGACCTTCTTCGCTCGGTTAGGGTATATCAAGCTAGAGAAGCCGAAAAAAAGCAGGAGCAATCATATAGAGTCTCAAAGGTTGTAAATTTCCTGAAAATGGGAACTCGTGAGGAAAAAAGCGAAGAGTTTGGGCAACCTCAGTCCATTTAA